The following are encoded in a window of Bacillota bacterium genomic DNA:
- a CDS encoding S-layer homology domain-containing protein, with product MKKAKLIKLFIIIIVLYLVFSIQVHAEVPANLESMCSKALVNLKIMIGDENGNLNLQNKVTRCEFITLVNRMMTYDYDEKIDDSVIVPFKDISQKHWAYNNIKIALKYALIKGYTDNTVRPDNYVSLVEAKAVILRALGYENTINKKWPEGIAEKAKELGLDKNLKVPNDKLITRGEASILIYNALTVNFVE from the coding sequence ATGAAAAAAGCCAAGTTAATCAAATTATTTATTATTATAATTGTATTATATCTGGTATTCTCAATACAGGTACATGCTGAAGTCCCTGCTAATTTAGAAAGTATGTGTTCGAAAGCATTGGTAAACCTGAAAATTATGATAGGGGATGAGAATGGAAACCTAAACCTTCAAAACAAAGTAACGAGATGCGAATTCATTACTTTAGTAAATAGAATGATGACATATGATTATGATGAAAAAATTGATGACTCAGTTATTGTCCCTTTCAAGGATATTAGCCAAAAACATTGGGCCTATAACAACATTAAAATAGCTTTAAAATATGCTTTAATAAAAGGATATACAGATAATACCGTACGGCCGGACAATTATGTTTCCCTTGTTGAAGCAAAAGCAGTAATACTCCGTGCTTTAGGGTACGAAAATACTATAAATAAAAAATGGCCCGAAGGTATAGCAGAAAAAGCCAAAGAACTTGGGTTAGATAAGAATCTAAAAGTGCCAAATGATAAGTTAATAACCCGAGGAGAAGCTTCTATATTAATTTATAATGCTCTAACAGTTAATTTTGTTGAATGA